The following coding sequences lie in one Corynebacterium humireducens NBRC 106098 = DSM 45392 genomic window:
- the tsf gene encoding translation elongation factor Ts, producing MANYTAADVKKLRELTGSGMLDCKKALEESNGDFDKAVEILRIKGAKDVGKRAERSASEGLVAVSGNTMVEINSETDFVAKNAEFKELAAKIADAAAAVKANSPEELAAADVDGKPAADVLQEMSAKIGEKLELRRAATLEGDNVAVYLHQRASDLPPAVGVLVSYTGEGAEAEAAAKAAAMQVAALKAGYLTREDVPAEVVEKERSIAEQITREEGKPEQAIPKIVEGRLQGFYKDVVLLEQASVADSKKTVKQLMDDAGVTLTGFQRFEVGQA from the coding sequence ATGGCGAACTACACTGCTGCAGACGTCAAGAAGCTCCGCGAGCTCACCGGCTCCGGCATGCTCGACTGCAAGAAGGCTCTGGAGGAGTCCAACGGCGACTTCGACAAGGCTGTTGAGATCCTGCGCATCAAGGGCGCCAAGGACGTCGGCAAGCGCGCTGAGCGCTCCGCTTCCGAGGGCCTCGTCGCCGTCTCCGGCAACACCATGGTGGAGATCAACTCCGAGACCGACTTCGTGGCCAAGAACGCCGAGTTCAAGGAGCTCGCCGCGAAGATCGCCGACGCAGCTGCCGCCGTCAAGGCCAACTCCCCGGAGGAGCTCGCAGCCGCCGACGTCGACGGCAAGCCCGCCGCCGACGTCCTGCAGGAGATGTCCGCCAAGATCGGCGAGAAGCTCGAGCTGCGTCGCGCCGCCACCCTCGAGGGTGACAACGTCGCCGTGTACCTGCACCAGCGTGCCTCCGACCTGCCGCCGGCAGTCGGTGTCCTGGTCTCCTACACCGGTGAGGGTGCCGAGGCCGAGGCTGCCGCCAAGGCCGCCGCCATGCAGGTTGCCGCCCTCAAGGCCGGCTACCTGACCCGCGAGGACGTTCCGGCTGAGGTCGTGGAGAAGGAGCGCTCCATCGCCGAGCAGATCACCCGCGAGGAGGGCAAGCCGGAGCAGGCCATCCCGAAGATCGTCGAGGGTCGTCTGCAGGGCTTCTACAAGGACGTCGTCCTCCTGGAGCAGGCCTCCGTCGCCGACTCCAAGAAGACCGTCAAGCAGCTCATGGATGACGCCGGCGTCACCCTGACCGGCTTCCAGCGTTTCGAGGTCGGCCAGGCTTAA
- the rpsB gene encoding 30S ribosomal protein S2 — MAVVTMRELLDAGVHFGHQTRRWNPKMRRFIFTDRNGIYIIDLQQTLTYIDAAFEFVKETVAHGGTILFVGTKKQAQEAVQVEADRVGMPYVNHRWLGGMLTNFQTVSKRLHRLKELQAMDAAEDGYEGRTKKEILMLTRERTKLERVLGGIADMTRIPSALWVIDTNKEHIAVNEAQKLNIPVVAILDTNCDPDVVDWPVPGNDDAIRSTALLSRVISTAVEEGKKAREERALAASREAAGDTEEKAAADAQAAAEATEAPAAEATEATE; from the coding sequence ATGGCTGTCGTTACCATGCGCGAGCTTCTCGATGCCGGTGTCCACTTCGGTCACCAGACCCGTCGTTGGAACCCGAAGATGCGTCGCTTCATCTTCACCGACCGCAACGGCATCTACATCATCGACCTGCAGCAGACCCTGACCTACATCGACGCAGCGTTCGAGTTCGTCAAGGAGACCGTCGCCCACGGCGGCACCATCCTGTTCGTCGGCACCAAGAAGCAGGCCCAGGAGGCCGTTCAGGTCGAGGCCGACCGTGTCGGCATGCCCTACGTCAACCACCGTTGGCTCGGCGGCATGCTCACCAACTTCCAGACCGTCTCCAAGCGTCTGCACCGCCTCAAGGAGCTGCAGGCCATGGACGCTGCCGAGGACGGCTACGAGGGTCGCACCAAGAAGGAGATCCTCATGCTCACCCGTGAGCGCACCAAGCTGGAGCGCGTCCTGGGTGGCATCGCCGACATGACCCGCATCCCGTCCGCTCTCTGGGTGATCGACACCAACAAGGAGCACATCGCGGTCAACGAGGCCCAGAAGCTCAACATTCCGGTCGTCGCGATCCTGGACACCAACTGCGACCCGGACGTCGTCGACTGGCCGGTCCCGGGCAACGATGACGCCATCCGCTCCACCGCCCTGCTGTCCCGCGTGATCTCCACCGCCGTGGAGGAGGGCAAGAAGGCACGCGAGGAGCGCGCCCTGGCCGCTTCCCGCGAGGCCGCCGGTGACACCGAGGAGAAGGCCGCCGCTGACGCGCAGGCCGCCGCCGAGGCCACCGAGGCTCCGGCTGCCGAGGCCACCGAGGCAACCGAGTAA
- a CDS encoding M23 family metallopeptidase, translating into MRWLIPLTVFLLCVTPAHAYVSPTGTVHVLRAFDRPEHDWLPGHRGVDLSLPVGGQVVAAGPGVVAFAGVVAGTPTVSVDHADGVRTTYQPVHARVSRGDEVREGQMLGVLGHPVDGYPGLHWGARRGQADYLNPLSLLDAPVIRLKPNP; encoded by the coding sequence ATGCGGTGGCTCATCCCCCTGACCGTGTTCCTGCTGTGCGTGACCCCGGCCCACGCCTACGTCTCCCCCACCGGCACCGTCCACGTCCTGCGCGCCTTCGACCGGCCCGAGCACGACTGGCTGCCCGGGCACCGCGGCGTGGACCTCTCCCTGCCCGTGGGTGGCCAGGTGGTGGCGGCCGGTCCCGGGGTGGTGGCCTTCGCCGGCGTGGTGGCGGGCACGCCGACGGTGTCCGTCGACCACGCCGACGGGGTGCGCACCACCTACCAGCCGGTGCACGCCCGGGTCTCGCGCGGCGACGAGGTCCGGGAGGGCCAGATGCTGGGCGTGCTGGGACATCCGGTGGACGGGTACCCGGGACTTCACTGGGGAGCACGCCGCGGACAGGCGGACTACCTCAACCCGCTCTCGCTTCTCGACGCCCCCGTGATCCGCCTCAAACCGAATCCCTAG
- a CDS encoding tyrosine recombinase XerC → MRQHPSQLAEAVEDFAEHARLVRGRSEATVRGYRSDLLGLAAQVPTFADFTLPALRAWLGAAVSEGRSRATLARRTAAVKSFSTWALQQGHLSSDVAARLVSPKVTRPLPEVLGVRTAGEFVGNAVSADEVEFLRDSAVLELLYATGVRVSELTGMNVKDLDLTRRTVRVRGKGDKERVVPFGEAAADAVRQWLEQGRAELAGDTPALFVGVRGGRIDPRQVRRIVDRAGQVTGQRITPHGLRHTAATHLLEGGADLRVVQEMLGHSSLQTTQIYTHVSAERLKDVFKRAHPRA, encoded by the coding sequence ATGAGGCAACACCCGTCACAGCTGGCCGAGGCCGTCGAGGACTTCGCCGAGCACGCCCGGCTGGTGCGCGGGCGTTCCGAGGCCACCGTCCGCGGCTACCGCTCGGACCTGCTGGGCCTGGCGGCGCAGGTGCCCACCTTCGCCGACTTCACCCTCCCGGCCCTGCGTGCCTGGCTGGGTGCGGCCGTGTCGGAGGGTCGGTCGCGGGCGACGCTCGCCCGGCGCACGGCCGCCGTCAAGAGCTTCTCGACGTGGGCCCTCCAGCAGGGCCACCTCTCCTCCGATGTCGCCGCCCGACTGGTGAGCCCGAAGGTCACCCGGCCGCTGCCGGAGGTGCTGGGGGTGCGGACGGCGGGAGAGTTCGTCGGCAACGCGGTCTCCGCCGACGAGGTTGAGTTCCTCCGCGACTCCGCCGTGCTGGAGCTCCTCTACGCCACGGGGGTGCGCGTTTCGGAGCTCACGGGCATGAATGTCAAGGATCTGGACCTGACCCGGCGTACCGTCCGGGTCCGGGGCAAGGGGGACAAGGAGCGCGTCGTCCCCTTCGGGGAGGCCGCCGCCGACGCGGTCCGCCAGTGGCTCGAGCAGGGACGTGCGGAGCTCGCCGGCGACACCCCGGCCCTGTTCGTCGGCGTCCGGGGCGGGCGGATCGACCCGCGGCAGGTGCGGCGCATCGTCGACAGGGCGGGGCAGGTCACCGGTCAGCGCATCACCCCGCACGGCCTGCGCCACACTGCGGCGACCCACCTGCTGGAGGGCGGGGCGGACCTGCGCGTGGTGCAGGAGATGCTCGGGCACTCCTCCCTGCAGACCACGCAGATCTACACGCACGTCTCCGCGGAGCGGCTCAAGGACGTGTTCAAACGGGCCCACCCGCGGGCCTAG
- the dprA gene encoding DNA-processing protein DprA codes for MSQRDWAYLNRVVEGPSRPLRQLLDAGRDPSEIARGIRTRASWLGELAGQTEARHALDRAEQDLADAAAVGARLITPESPEWPHTEFDLAFGFAATGRSDHLRSYQADAVPPHALWVRGRPLGETVAQSVGVVGTRAATRYGIEATRQIATGLATHQWTVVSGGALGIDTAAHESALAAGGLTVVVAACGIDRTYPARNATLLERIAGQGSWISEYPPGTPPQRHRFLTRNRLVAALTAGTVIVEAAWRSGALNTLSWAEGLGRVTMAVPGPVTGSGSLGCHERIKEGRAQLVTGADDIRALLGAAGALDVAEQYELAFAATPVQALSRNELRVFDAVDPAGSEAQTVAEAAGLPLPLTVHLLLDLVRRGLLTRDGTVWRRDDTL; via the coding sequence ATGAGCCAGCGTGACTGGGCGTACCTCAACCGCGTCGTCGAGGGACCGTCCCGCCCGCTCCGGCAGCTTCTCGACGCCGGCCGCGACCCCTCCGAGATCGCCCGCGGCATCCGTACCCGCGCCTCCTGGCTCGGCGAACTCGCCGGACAGACCGAGGCCCGCCATGCCCTCGACCGGGCCGAGCAGGACCTCGCCGACGCCGCCGCGGTGGGGGCGCGCCTGATCACCCCGGAGTCCCCGGAGTGGCCGCACACAGAGTTCGACCTCGCCTTCGGCTTCGCCGCCACCGGACGCAGCGACCATCTCCGCAGTTACCAGGCGGACGCCGTCCCGCCCCATGCACTCTGGGTGAGGGGGCGGCCGCTGGGGGAGACGGTGGCGCAGTCGGTCGGGGTGGTGGGCACCCGCGCCGCGACCCGCTACGGCATCGAGGCCACCCGCCAGATCGCCACCGGACTGGCCACCCACCAGTGGACGGTCGTCTCCGGTGGGGCCCTGGGAATCGACACCGCCGCCCACGAGTCGGCCCTCGCCGCCGGGGGACTCACCGTGGTGGTCGCCGCGTGCGGCATCGACCGCACCTACCCGGCCCGCAACGCGACCCTGCTGGAAAGGATCGCCGGGCAGGGCTCCTGGATCAGTGAGTACCCGCCGGGCACCCCGCCGCAGCGGCACCGCTTCCTCACCCGTAACCGGCTGGTCGCGGCACTGACCGCCGGGACCGTCATCGTCGAGGCGGCCTGGCGTTCCGGCGCGCTCAACACCCTGTCCTGGGCGGAGGGCCTCGGCCGGGTGACGATGGCGGTGCCAGGACCGGTCACGGGTTCCGGGTCGCTCGGCTGCCACGAGCGCATCAAGGAGGGACGCGCGCAGCTGGTCACGGGTGCCGACGACATCCGCGCCCTCCTGGGCGCCGCCGGGGCCCTCGACGTCGCCGAGCAGTACGAGCTCGCCTTCGCCGCCACCCCGGTCCAGGCGCTGTCCCGCAACGAACTGCGGGTCTTCGACGCCGTCGACCCCGCCGGCAGCGAGGCGCAGACCGTCGCGGAGGCCGCCGGACTGCCCCTGCCCCTCACGGTCCACCTGCTCCTGGACCTGGTGCGCCGGGGTCTGCTCACGCGCGACGGCACGGTGTGGCGGAGGGACGATACACTCTGA
- a CDS encoding YifB family Mg chelatase-like AAA ATPase: MALGRSLTIALEGVTARLVTVEANVGPGLPGIHLVGLGDTAVSESRDRIRTAVANSGLPWPRTKIVVSMSPAALRKSGSHFDLPTALAVLAAGTPAPRLRDAVVVGELGLDGTVRPVPGVLPALLAARAHGCTHALIPPGNAAEATLVEGLTVLTADSLTDAWAWATGHGDLPVARGGVGVGKQHVPDFADLAGQPEARRAAEIAAAGGHHMLLIGPPGSGKSMIAARLPGILPPLTPTQSLEATAVHSVAGRGGAVLRAPFIDPHHSVTRAALLGGGSGNARPGAVSLAHHGVLFLDEVSEVPAAILDGLRTPLEDGRVRLLRARREVVFPARFQLILAANPCRCAAEDPARCRCRSHERAGYLRNLSGPLRDRLDITARTSAAGLLAGEEETSAVIAGRVATARERAQRRFGTVNAAMDPHRLRREHPADDAGMALLGNSLAHGEITQRGVDRSLKVAWTLADLEGAAQPDIDHVARAMELREDA; this comes from the coding sequence ATGGCGCTCGGTAGGTCACTGACCATCGCCCTGGAGGGCGTGACCGCCCGGCTCGTCACCGTGGAGGCCAACGTCGGCCCCGGACTGCCGGGCATCCACCTCGTCGGGCTCGGGGACACCGCGGTGAGCGAGTCCCGCGACCGCATCCGCACCGCCGTGGCCAACTCCGGGCTGCCGTGGCCGCGGACGAAGATCGTCGTCTCCATGTCACCGGCCGCGCTGCGCAAGTCGGGCTCGCACTTCGACCTGCCGACCGCCCTGGCGGTGCTGGCGGCCGGCACCCCGGCGCCCCGGCTACGGGACGCGGTGGTCGTCGGCGAGCTGGGTCTCGACGGCACCGTCCGTCCCGTTCCCGGCGTCCTGCCGGCCCTGCTGGCCGCCCGCGCCCACGGCTGCACCCACGCCCTCATCCCGCCGGGCAACGCCGCCGAGGCCACCCTCGTGGAGGGCCTGACCGTGCTCACCGCCGACTCCCTCACCGACGCCTGGGCGTGGGCCACCGGGCACGGGGACCTGCCGGTGGCGCGGGGCGGGGTGGGCGTCGGGAAGCAGCACGTGCCGGACTTCGCCGACCTCGCAGGGCAGCCGGAGGCCCGCCGGGCGGCGGAGATCGCCGCGGCGGGCGGGCACCACATGCTGCTCATCGGGCCACCCGGATCGGGGAAGTCGATGATCGCGGCCCGCCTGCCGGGGATCCTCCCGCCGCTCACACCCACGCAGTCGCTAGAGGCGACGGCGGTGCACTCGGTGGCGGGGCGCGGGGGAGCGGTCCTGCGTGCGCCGTTCATCGACCCGCACCACTCCGTCACCCGCGCGGCGCTGCTCGGGGGCGGTTCCGGCAACGCCCGCCCCGGGGCGGTGAGCCTCGCCCATCACGGGGTGCTCTTCCTCGACGAGGTCTCCGAGGTGCCCGCCGCCATCCTCGACGGCCTGCGGACCCCGCTCGAGGACGGTCGCGTCCGGCTGCTGCGGGCGCGCCGGGAGGTCGTGTTCCCGGCGCGTTTCCAGCTCATCCTCGCGGCCAACCCGTGCCGGTGTGCGGCGGAGGACCCGGCCCGCTGCCGCTGCCGCTCCCACGAGCGGGCGGGTTACCTGCGCAACCTCTCCGGACCCCTGCGGGACCGGCTCGACATCACCGCCCGCACCTCCGCCGCCGGGCTGCTGGCGGGGGAGGAGGAGACCTCCGCGGTGATCGCCGGACGGGTCGCGACGGCCCGGGAGCGGGCGCAGCGGCGTTTCGGCACGGTCAACGCCGCGATGGACCCGCACCGTCTGCGGCGGGAGCACCCGGCGGACGACGCCGGCATGGCGCTGCTCGGGAACTCCCTGGCCCACGGGGAGATCACCCAACGGGGAGTCGACCGTTCCCTCAAGGTGGCGTGGACCCTGGCGGACCTGGAGGGTGCGGCGCAGCCCGACATCGACCACGTGGCCCGCGCGATGGAACTGCGGGAGGACGCATGA
- a CDS encoding YraN family protein, with the protein MSTMQRRRTRLGRLGESEAAHLYRRRGAEVLARNVAYPVGELDLICREPDGTIVFVEVKTRSGRGFGGAEAVTGRKLARLRRAAARWLEGHSQSHVPVRFDVLVLTSTRHGFDVELHEGVEHGAR; encoded by the coding sequence ATGAGCACCATGCAGAGAAGACGCACGCGGCTGGGTCGGCTGGGCGAGTCCGAGGCCGCCCACCTCTACCGGCGCCGGGGCGCGGAGGTCCTGGCACGCAACGTCGCCTACCCGGTCGGGGAACTGGACCTCATCTGCCGTGAACCGGACGGCACGATCGTGTTCGTCGAGGTGAAGACCCGCTCCGGGCGGGGTTTCGGGGGCGCAGAGGCGGTGACGGGCCGCAAGCTGGCCCGCCTCCGGCGCGCGGCCGCCCGCTGGTTGGAGGGGCACAGCCAGAGCCATGTCCCGGTGCGTTTCGACGTCCTCGTCCTCACCTCCACCCGGCACGGCTTCGACGTGGAGCTCCACGAGGGGGTCGAACATGGCGCTCGGTAG
- a CDS encoding DUF2469 domain-containing protein gives MSAEELDNYEAEVELSLYREYRDVVSQFSYVVETERRFYLANAVELIPHTDGRDVYYEVRMSDAWVWDMYRSARFVRYVRVITYKDVNIEELDKPDLILPE, from the coding sequence GTGAGCGCTGAGGAACTCGACAACTACGAGGCAGAGGTTGAGCTCTCCCTGTACCGCGAGTACCGGGACGTGGTCAGCCAGTTCTCCTACGTCGTGGAGACGGAGCGGCGCTTCTACCTGGCCAACGCCGTGGAGCTCATCCCGCACACCGACGGCCGCGACGTCTACTACGAGGTCCGCATGTCGGATGCGTGGGTGTGGGACATGTACCGTTCCGCCCGTTTCGTGCGGTACGTCCGCGTCATCACGTACAAGGACGTCAACATCGAGGAGCTGGACAAGCCGGACCTCATTCTCCCCGAATAG
- a CDS encoding ribonuclease HII has product MEELLDARGLGPVAGVDEAGRGACCGPLTVAACILPPGEIPGLERLTDSKKLTPAWREKLYPLIIEAAVAWSVVTISATAIDARGIQHANISGMRRAVAALDVRPGYVLTDAWHIPGLDVPHLPVVGGDAVVRSISAASVLAKVTRDRLMVDLDETYPGYGFASHKGYSTKVHMAAVRQHGATPEHRYTYANVVKAHDEWLNMQEAEDSER; this is encoded by the coding sequence GTGGAGGAACTTCTCGACGCCCGCGGCCTCGGCCCCGTCGCCGGCGTCGACGAGGCGGGACGCGGCGCCTGCTGCGGGCCGCTGACGGTGGCCGCGTGCATCCTCCCGCCGGGGGAGATCCCCGGCCTGGAGCGGCTCACCGACTCCAAGAAACTGACGCCCGCCTGGCGGGAGAAGCTCTACCCGCTCATCATCGAGGCCGCCGTGGCGTGGTCGGTGGTCACCATCTCCGCGACGGCCATCGACGCCCGCGGCATCCAGCACGCCAACATCTCCGGCATGCGGCGCGCGGTCGCGGCCCTCGACGTGCGCCCCGGCTACGTGCTCACCGACGCCTGGCACATCCCCGGCCTCGATGTCCCGCACCTGCCCGTCGTCGGCGGGGACGCGGTGGTGCGGTCGATCTCCGCGGCCAGCGTCCTGGCGAAGGTGACCCGTGACCGCCTCATGGTGGACCTCGACGAGACCTACCCGGGCTACGGTTTCGCGTCGCACAAGGGCTACTCCACGAAGGTGCACATGGCTGCGGTGCGCCAGCACGGCGCGACGCCGGAGCACCGATACACTTACGCCAACGTCGTCAAGGCCCACGACGAGTGGCTGAACATGCAGGAGGCAGAAGACAGTGAGCGCTGA
- the lepB gene encoding signal peptidase I, with product MIDSEKETGESEKKPAPWYIEIPVVIALTLLAIFLLQTFVGRVYMIPSQSMEPTLHGCAGCTGDRIFVDKVSYRFGDPEPGDVVVFKGTDSWNQGFVSQRSQNDVVRALQNFGSYVGLVAPDENDLVKRIIATGGQTVSCQEGDPAVMVDGQPIDQSYTLQPLAYPVDPATGSEACGGSYFGPLTVPEDNYFMMGDNRTNSADSRAHIGDEFQGTIPEDHIRGKVQFIIFPFNRIGGVADPAIQ from the coding sequence GTGATTGATTCGGAGAAGGAAACCGGGGAGTCTGAGAAGAAGCCCGCACCGTGGTACATCGAGATTCCGGTGGTCATCGCCCTGACGCTGCTCGCGATCTTCCTGCTCCAGACCTTCGTCGGTCGGGTGTACATGATCCCCTCGCAGTCGATGGAGCCGACCCTGCATGGCTGTGCCGGCTGCACGGGTGACCGCATCTTCGTGGACAAGGTGTCGTACCGCTTCGGTGACCCGGAGCCGGGTGACGTCGTCGTGTTCAAGGGCACCGACTCGTGGAACCAGGGCTTCGTGTCCCAGCGTTCCCAGAACGACGTCGTCCGTGCGCTGCAGAACTTCGGCTCCTACGTGGGCCTGGTCGCCCCTGACGAGAATGACCTGGTCAAGCGCATCATCGCCACCGGCGGGCAGACCGTGTCCTGCCAGGAGGGCGACCCGGCGGTGATGGTCGACGGCCAGCCGATCGACCAGTCCTACACCCTGCAGCCCCTGGCCTACCCGGTGGACCCGGCGACGGGTTCCGAGGCCTGCGGCGGCTCCTACTTCGGTCCGCTGACGGTGCCGGAGGACAACTACTTCATGATGGGCGACAACCGCACCAACTCCGCCGACTCCCGCGCGCACATCGGCGACGAGTTCCAGGGCACGATCCCGGAGGACCACATCCGCGGCAAGGTGCAGTTCATCATCTTCCCGTTCAACCGCATCGGCGGTGTCGCCGACCCGGCGATCCAGTAG
- a CDS encoding ABC transporter ATP-binding protein, with the protein MKSSAFRALLSMLGHHKGALTAAVVLSLIGSALGLAQPMVINRLISTVGEGPIAHLAWILVVLLVVSSVLGALQSYLLTVTAETAVKATRHDLIGRLLRLPIPVYDRHRTGDLVTRLGSDTTIIRAAFTGGLVSAIGGLATMIGAIVLMALVDVFMLVLVLAVVAVTLLAVIGSSTLIQRYTKRAQKAVGDLGAGMDRALVAVRTIRASGAQDKVEADLRADADNAWLQGVRIARVAALIFPAAGLAMQGSFLLVLGIGGARVAAGTITVADLVTFVLYLFMVSMPLGSIFGAITTIRQAMGAIERIQQVMDEAPESTDGVAARPAHSVRFDDVSFAYETAEDEEPVPVLENVTVDIPASRKTAIVGPSGSGKSTMLALIERFYDPTSGRLFLGDQDMADLTRASVREIVGYVEQEAAVLAGTVRDNLLLATPNATDEQCWWALDQVNLRERMEEADGLDTELGDRGLTLSGGQRQRLALARMLLMDSPILLLDEPTSAVDSQNEQLILDAIDASATDRTLVVVAHRLSTVTDADQIIVLDDGRVAGVGTHEELMQSSPLYRDLASRQLLA; encoded by the coding sequence ATGAAGTCCTCCGCGTTCCGTGCGCTTCTCAGCATGCTCGGCCACCACAAGGGAGCCCTCACCGCCGCGGTGGTGCTCTCCCTGATCGGATCGGCCCTCGGGCTGGCGCAACCCATGGTGATCAACCGCCTCATCTCCACCGTGGGTGAGGGTCCGATCGCCCACCTCGCGTGGATCCTGGTGGTGCTGCTGGTGGTGTCCTCGGTGCTCGGCGCGCTGCAGTCCTACCTGCTCACCGTCACCGCGGAGACCGCGGTCAAGGCCACCCGCCACGACCTCATCGGCCGTCTGCTGCGCCTGCCGATCCCCGTGTACGACAGGCACCGCACCGGCGACCTGGTCACCCGCCTGGGTTCGGACACCACCATCATCCGCGCCGCATTCACCGGCGGCCTGGTCAGCGCCATCGGCGGACTGGCCACGATGATCGGTGCGATCGTCCTCATGGCGCTTGTCGACGTCTTCATGCTCGTCCTCGTCCTCGCCGTCGTCGCCGTGACGCTGCTGGCGGTCATCGGCTCCTCTACCCTCATCCAGCGCTACACCAAACGCGCCCAGAAGGCGGTCGGTGACCTCGGCGCCGGCATGGACCGCGCCCTCGTCGCCGTGCGCACCATCCGCGCGTCCGGCGCCCAGGACAAGGTGGAGGCCGACCTGCGTGCCGACGCCGACAACGCCTGGCTCCAGGGTGTCCGCATCGCGCGGGTCGCGGCGCTGATCTTCCCCGCCGCCGGACTGGCGATGCAGGGCTCCTTCCTGCTCGTCCTCGGCATCGGCGGCGCCCGCGTCGCCGCCGGCACCATCACCGTCGCCGACCTGGTCACCTTCGTGCTCTACCTGTTCATGGTGTCCATGCCGCTCGGCTCGATCTTCGGGGCGATCACCACGATCCGCCAGGCCATGGGTGCGATCGAACGCATCCAGCAGGTCATGGACGAGGCCCCCGAGTCGACCGACGGCGTCGCCGCCCGCCCGGCCCACTCCGTGCGTTTCGACGACGTCTCCTTCGCCTACGAGACCGCCGAGGACGAGGAGCCGGTGCCCGTCCTGGAGAACGTCACCGTCGACATCCCCGCCAGCCGCAAGACCGCCATCGTCGGCCCCTCCGGCTCCGGCAAGTCCACCATGCTCGCGCTCATCGAACGCTTCTACGACCCCACCTCTGGGCGGCTGTTCCTCGGGGACCAGGACATGGCCGACCTCACGCGGGCGTCGGTCCGGGAGATCGTCGGCTACGTCGAACAGGAGGCCGCCGTGCTGGCCGGCACCGTCCGCGACAACCTGCTGCTCGCCACCCCGAACGCCACCGACGAGCAGTGCTGGTGGGCCCTCGACCAGGTCAACCTGCGCGAACGTATGGAGGAGGCCGACGGCCTCGACACCGAGCTCGGCGACCGTGGCCTCACCCTCTCCGGCGGTCAGCGCCAGCGGCTGGCGCTGGCCCGCATGCTCCTCATGGACAGCCCGATCCTGCTTCTCGACGAACCCACCTCCGCCGTCGACTCCCAGAATGAGCAGCTCATCCTCGACGCCATCGACGCCTCCGCCACGGACCGCACCCTCGTGGTCGTCGCCCACCGACTGTCCACGGTCACCGACGCCGACCAGATCATCGTGCTCGACGACGGGCGCGTCGCCGGGGTGGGCACCCATGAGGAACTGATGCAGTCGAGTCCGCTCTACCGCGACCTGGCCTCCCGCCAGCTGCTGGCTTAA
- the rplS gene encoding 50S ribosomal protein L19, with protein sequence MNILDKVDSAQLREDIPAFRPGDTLDVHVKVIEGSTERTQLFKGVVIRRQGSGIRETFTIRKVSFGIGVERTFPVHSPNIASIEVVRRGDVRRAKLYYLRELRGKAARIKEKR encoded by the coding sequence ATGAACATTCTCGACAAGGTTGATTCCGCGCAGCTGCGCGAGGACATCCCGGCCTTCCGCCCGGGTGACACCCTCGACGTCCACGTCAAGGTCATTGAGGGCTCCACCGAGCGTACCCAGCTGTTCAAGGGTGTCGTCATCCGCCGCCAGGGCTCCGGCATCCGCGAGACCTTCACCATCCGCAAGGTCTCCTTCGGTATCGGCGTGGAGCGTACCTTCCCGGTCCACTCCCCGAACATCGCCTCCATCGAGGTCGTCCGCCGCGGTGACGTCCGTCGTGCGAAGCTGTACTACCTGCGCGAGCTGCGCGGCAAGGCAGCCCGCATCAAGGAGAAGCGCTAA